The DNA window CCGCACGACCAAAATCTGCTCTTTGCCGGCACCAGCGCCGGCATGTGGAGCTCCCGCAATGCCGGACAGGAGTGGAAGAAGTTGAATGAATACGTCGCCACCAGCATCGCCTTCCACCCGCAGGAAGCTTCCACCTTTTATATCTCCACCGAACGGCACGGCCTGTTACGGACCACCGACAACGGCGCTTCCTTCACCCCCGTCAACAATGGATTCTCCAGCCGAAGCCTCCTCGCGGTCGATTCGGACAACGAAAATCTCTTCGCCGTCGCCCGTTATGAAGGCAGTGCAGGGGGAATTTTCCGTCTCAAAGCCCTGAACACCCCTTGGGAGATCCTTCGATCCAATAAAAATTTTGACCGCTTCTTCGGAGACGGAGACCGGCTCCTCGCGCGCGACTCCGAAGGGGTGTGGCTAGAAAGCCACAATCATGCCCAAACCTGGGATGTTGCAAAAACTCCTCAGGTCGAGTCGGGTGGAGATTGGTTCCAGACGGCGACCAATCCATGGAATCCGCAAGAGATGCTAAGAGCTTCACGATCTGGATTAACTAAGTCCAATGATTCCGGCAAAACTTGGCGGGTGGTCGAAAACGGGCTCGGCCAGGAATGGATTGGAAGTGTGATTTTTCATCCGAAACAGAAAGGCCTTTGCTTTGCTCTAAGGCAACAACGGGTCTTTTGGTCACGTGACTCAGGAGACACATGGTACTGGTTGCCTGCGCACGAAGAGGCACACTTGGCCTTCCAGCGCCTCCATGTTTCCTCTGCAATGCCCAATTTGCTGTTTGCAGTGAGCGCCAGCCGAGGTGTTTATGTGTTGGATTTGCCGCAAAAACCGTTAGAATGAAATAGTTAGGGAATCCCTACTTTATGAAATCGAACAAACTCGCTTTAGCGACAGCCCTTGTGGTGGTGTGTGGGCTTGCACTACCAGCGCAGACGTCTTCGACGTCTTCTCAGAAATCTAGCAGCTCGACAAGTGGTGGAGATCTCTTTGAGATTAACCTTTTTGGCGGTGGAAACTTCGTCAAGCGGCAGAATAATCAGCCGAACCAGGATTTGTCCAACGGTGGAATTGCTGGTTTCCGTATTGTCGAAAATATTTGGAATTATGTCAGTCTCGAACAGACCGGCATGGTGCACGGCATCGCAAATGTCCAATACCGCATTCCCGGTACCAATGAGAACTATGGTTTCGGCGCCCGT is part of the Bryobacter aggregatus MPL3 genome and encodes:
- a CDS encoding sialidase family protein; this encodes MSRLVVLLLSLLVWLQADSYPSWKAIGPWGGAARIIRLDSQKPATLMSLSMRGTGVFRSRDAAQTWTLLTNFPELPNARLDTGLIFHNPRPVWLVGAAPGGLWRSFDEGETWKSVPGTEHLSFFALTAWPKDENILAAGTNDGVWMSNDGANTWRRISPKSNADLTAIVSVAFDPNKAGILYAGTPHLPWKTLNGGSTWTKISAGMFDDSDIFSIAVDPLLPGRVFASACSGIYCSLNSGAAWRRVQGIPGTNRRTYVVAQDPHDQNLLFAGTSAGMWSSRNAGQEWKKLNEYVATSIAFHPQEASTFYISTERHGLLRTTDNGASFTPVNNGFSSRSLLAVDSDNENLFAVARYEGSAGGIFRLKALNTPWEILRSNKNFDRFFGDGDRLLARDSEGVWLESHNHAQTWDVAKTPQVESGGDWFQTATNPWNPQEMLRASRSGLTKSNDSGKTWRVVENGLGQEWIGSVIFHPKQKGLCFALRQQRVFWSRDSGDTWYWLPAHEEAHLAFQRLHVSSAMPNLLFAVSASRGVYVLDLPQKPLE